Proteins from one Aspergillus nidulans FGSC A4 chromosome VIII genomic window:
- a CDS encoding ankyrin repeat domain-containing protein (transcript_id=CADANIAT00001415), with amino-acid sequence MATTDSKFPLHEAAREGKLSLAESLLNANPKLATTKDDDDRLPIHWAVAYNHLPIVELLVSTKDFDPDVEDGSCWTPLMIAASLRNAEGDPIIELLLRKGADVNAKSITGQNALHFATSKANITTVRTLLENKCSARVKDKRGQLALHRAAAIGSTPIIQLLLKEGRSPVNATDNDGLTALHHAISEGHGDAALTLLKAGAEADKKDASGTLAIDMAPDKKVRNYILQAAEREGIEL; translated from the exons GCAAAC TTTCTTTGGCTGAGTCACTTCTGAAT GCAAATCCAAAACTAGCTACTACgaaagatgatgatgaccgTCTTCCAATTCACTGGGCGGTGGCCTACAACCACCTTCCCATCGTCGAGCTCCTCGTTTCAACAAAGGACTTCGATCCGGATGTCGAG GACGGATCATGCTGGACTCCTCTAATGATCGCCGCTAGTCTTAGAAATGCCGAAGGTGACCCCATCATCGAGCTACTCCTGCGCAAAGGAGCGGATGTCAATGCCAAGAGCATCACTGGGCAG AATGCACTTCACTTTGCAACATCTAAAGCAAACATCACCACAGTCCGGACCTTACTGGAAAACAAATGCAGTGCCCGAGTCAAGGACAAAAGGGGCCAGTTAGCGCTTCATCGTGCGGCTGCGATAGGCTCTACGCCAATCATCCAGCTACTGCTGAAAGAAGGTCGAAGCCCGGTTAATGCTACTGATAATGATGGCCTTACGGCATTGCACCATGCTATTTCAGAAGGTCATGGTGATGCGGCGCTTACGTTGTTGAAAGCTGGTGCTGAGGCGGATAAGAAGGATGCGAGTGGGACGTTAGCGATTGATATGGCGCCGGATAAGAAG GTTCGGAATTATATCCTGCAGGCGGCGGAAAGGGAGGGTATTGAGCTTTGA
- a CDS encoding M protein repeat protein (transcript_id=CADANIAT00001414): MSQARWKVGSFLQQAVAGVESRLDQMLTEEEDAKRSQHKQAAVRTKSGEQTGNISRSSSNARKNDRLQERLARAMAKNNAMNTPDSSSAVVSPISSPVQSNGARSSMDIESSLGSPPREITPLPDTGSGSPAAALSRMSHDSSSSPRVSSEAAAPTPSEKDTLASAPASEAGGETDPSSAPKEPAPIGSGSSAERGITPANEEENPDGLQQSDKKAVESELQEEIHGYIERIDALQSKLKYLAQEAAESARKAAATAEPGSVDRQLREKDERIALLLEEGQKLSKTEMDHRTLIKKLRQQLAENSKLQAEAKKKNDRLERDLANAEARVKRAEAAEKRATGSLSAQTKTARDLETVTAERNALSQTVQEMKGQLARAVSRADAAEAKANSDALEREKQRANQLEEELSSARIEREISEEKLKREIADLKEAIEQEKERARVLEVELKGEQSVLESKMESLRSRAEEASSGVAGDAQVKLLRQIETLQTQYAAASENWQALEGSLLSRLANVEKERDEVARREAEARRKIREMNLKVKRLEEDLESAQENERDLSDRIEERSQELQKAEQKLRKAIDELTAAQNEMAEQKAISDATWTQKLEDERAKWREQAMRPMNPLRRNESPVSSHRPSILEAPTSLSDYRPTSRRSSAIPGVIPDINTPPRQNSLPVSASQSVLSPILSEKGSLPTVPGSPKLLEPDEFFIGSRTPSAFGGTATHSRGINDIISESTVGAGPSVQLVERMSATVRRLESERAASKDEMARITAQRDEAREQVVELMREVEEKRASDSQVQELQQKLEDLDRRYETTLELLGEKSEQVEELQADIADLKKIYRELVDSTMK; this comes from the exons ATGTCGCAAGCCAGGTGGAAAGTCGGCTCTTTCCTGCAGCAGGCCGTCGCAGGTGTCGAGTCGCGGCTAGATCAAATGCtgacagaggaggaagacgccAAACGGTCGCAACACAAACAGGCGGCCGTGAGAACAAAGTCGGGCGAACAAACTGGTA ACATCTCGCGCAGTTCGTCGAACGCCCGGAAAAATGACCGACTTCAGGAACGCCTAGCTCGTGCTATGGCCAAGAACAACGCTATGAATACTCCAgattcctcctccgccgttgTATCTCCTATTAGCAGCCCGGTTCAGAGCAACGGCGCACGATCGAGCATGGACATAGAATCTAGTCTCGGCTCACCTCCCAGGGAAATAACTCCACTTCCGGATACTGGGTCTGGCTCgccggcggcggcgctcTCACGTATGAGCCATgactcttcatcctccccgCGCGTGTCGTCGGAAGCTGCGGCACCAACACCTAGCGAGAAAGATACTTTGGCATCTGCTCCGGCTTCTGAGGCAGGCGGAGAGACTGATCCTTCATCTGCACCAAAAGAGCCCGCACCGATTGGTAGTGGCTCTTCTGCGGAGAGGGGTATCACTCCGGCaaatgaggaagagaatccgGATGGACTTCAGCAATCGGATAAGAAAGCTGTCGAATCCGAATTACAAGAGGAGATACACGGATATATTGAGCGAATCGATGCCTTACAGTCGAAACTGAAATACCTAGCCCAGGAAGCCGCAGAGTCGGCACGAAAGGCGGCGGCTACAGCGGAACCTGGAAGTGTTGATAGACAGCTTCGGGAGAAGGATGAGAGGATCGCGCTTCTGTTGGAGGAGGGACAGAAGCTCTCCAAGACGGAGATGGACCATCGAACGCTGATCAAGAAGCTCCGACAACAGCTAGCAGAAAATTCCAAGCTCCAGGccgaggcgaagaagaaaaatgacCGGCTAGAGAGGGACTTAGCCAATGCGGAAGCTAGGGTTAAGCGGGCAGAGGcagcggagaagagagcCACTGGGTCTCTTTCCGCGCAGACAAAGACTGCTCGAGACTTGGAGACCGTAACTGCTGAACGGAATGCTTTAAGCCAAACGGTTCAGGAAATGAAGGGACAGCTTGCTCGAGCAGTCTCGAGGGCGGATGCAGCAGAGGCAAAGGCCAACTCCGATGCCTTGGAGCGGGAAAAGCAGCGTGCCAatcagctggaagaggaactcTCAAGCGCTAGGATTGAACGCGAAATCAGCGAGGAAAAGCTCAAGAGAGAAATAGCTGATCTCAAGGAGGCTATTGaacaggagaaagaaagggcTCGAGTTCTGGAAGTGGAGCTGAAAGGGGAGCAGTCCGTATTGGAGAGCAAGATGGAGTCTCTACGGTCAAGGGCGGAGGAAGCATCTTCTGGGGTGGCTGGGGATGCGCAGGTTAAACTCCTACGTCAAATTGAGACGTTGCAGACACAGTACGCCGCTGCCAGCGAGAATTGGCAGGCTTTAGAAGGCTCTCTACTTTCGCGTCTAGCGAATGTAGAAAAGGAACGCGACGAGGTCGCGCGGCGGGAGGCTGAGGCACGAAGAAAGATTCGCGAGATG AACCTCAAGGTGAAGCGACTTGAAGAGGACCTCGAAAGCGCACAGGAAAACGAGCGCGACCTCTCAGATAGAATAGAGGAACGCTCTCAGGAACTACAGAAGGctgagcagaagctgagaaaaGCCATTGACGAGCTAACTGCCGCACAAAATGAAATGGCTGAGCAGAAGGCCATTAGTGATGCAACATGGACACAAAAGCTAGAAGATGAGCGGGCAAAGTGGCGTGAACAAGCCATGCGCCCCATGAATCCCCTCCGGCGCAACGAGTCTCCTGTTTCCTCTCATCGACCCAGTATACTGGAAGCTCCCACCTCGCTCTCAGACTACCGGCCAACAAGCCGACGCTCGTCCGCTATACCAGGTGTCATCCCTGACATAAACACTCCTCCACGCCAGAATTCCCTTCCGGTTTCAGCCTCTCAATCGGTTTTGTCGCCGATACTTTCAGAGAAGGGTTCACTCCCAACAGTGCCCGGGTCGCCAAAGCTGCTTGAACCAGATGAGTTCTTCATCGGCTCGCGGACGCCGTCAGCATTCGGTGGCACTGCAACACACTCGCGGGGCATCAACGATATTATTTCTGAATCCACTGTCGGCGCGGGGCCGTCAGTTCAGCTCGTTGAGCGCATGAGCGCCACCGTACGCCGGCTGGAGAGCGAACGCGCCGCTTCGAAGGACGAAATGGCCCGCATAACCGCCCAACGTGACGAAGCCCGCGAACAAGTCGTTGAACTGATGCGAgaggtggaggagaagagagcatCTGATTCACAGGTGCAAGAGCTACAGCAGAAACTCGAAGATCTCGACAGACGATACGAGACCACGCTTGAGTTACTTGGTGAGAAGAGcgagcaggttgaggagCTTCAAGCCGACATTGCGGATCTCAAGAAGATATATCGCGAGTTGGTAGACAGCACAATGAAGTGA